A window of Xenopus laevis strain J_2021 chromosome 1L, Xenopus_laevis_v10.1, whole genome shotgun sequence genomic DNA:
AAGGTTAACAAAAATTGATTTTAGAAGCACACAGAATAAGGTTGCTTTGAGCTTACATTCTTTAATAAACAGGTAGGTCAGCGTGAGAATAACTGTATGGCCACTGTACAGAAAATCTCCACACAATATGTGAGAGCCTGTAATGGATAAACCACCGCCAGATATTAATCGGAGGATCCTTTGCAATTGTGCGTAAGAATCGCCATGCAgctgaaaacaaaagaaaaacaaggtTAAAGAACTGCTAAACTTTACATGGCTATCAACACACTTTATAACCTGAAATGAAAATACATATTCTACATTATGCCAAAAGATTTTATTTCCAGGCCATAGTACAAGGTTCTCTCCTGAGTAAcaaatttaaaggtaaataattcCCCCCTTCCCTTTTGACGAGTcaattcagttgggcttatgtaaaaaaaaggtgcgaaaaataaatatttatagacatatttttatatacagacaTAGGTTTTTGCTCAGACTGAGAGGAGACCATGACTCACACGATCCATTTCACCACACATTCTTTAGGCTTGCAGAGTcattcaaccccttcctcaccTTGTTCTTTGTGTAAGTGAGAGAGTCTGGTAAGTCCCACTGTTTATTAGAGAATATgtgaactgcccccccccccaaaaaaaggggcAAACAGACTGTGATCTTGTATTCATTTACGTCAATGTATATGCAATGCCataattgctttttattcagcacaatAGCGTGATCACAGGAGTAAATGAAAAATATGCAAGCGTGGCCTATGATCATTTGCTCTGTTGTATAGCTGTAGCTTTACTACTGCCTAGCATGAATATGATATAATTTACAACCACAAACACTCATACATATCATTGCCCCTAACAGTGGTTATTTCTAATATTTCTGGCTGTATTGATTCTGGCTATTATTGGTCCGGGTAGGCAATGCAGAAAATGACGGTGTAAAAATGTTTACCTTTGGGGCACACTGAAAATGGACTCCAGGCACTGGCAGtgtagtaacatacatagtaagacATCGATACAAGTATAATGTTccaattataaagaaaaatcgCCGTCCTATAAttgatctgcaaaaaaaaaagaaagaaaaaaaaggggttaAAATGTTCAGATTAGTTATTTATACTAGTCTTGCTCTCTGACCACCAAAAGTTGCCAGTgaaatttgcatttcaagcagtgtaattaaagaaggaaaggcttgcttACTTGGGGGTCCAAATTAATTAGGCACTCCCCTGTGATTATATTGTGAAcaggccttgggctggtataataaaaggggatatatatttatctacataAACCACTAAAAAATATACGGCATTGACTGCTAATAAACAGAACAAGCCACATATATAGATAGTAATGGCTATCTATAGATAGTAATATATAGATAGTAATGGCTATTGCTATTGTGTATTTCAGTGAAATTAAAATGGCTGTGTTCAAAATTAAAGTTGGGCACAGCTCGTTCTAGTCAATTCCGGATATACACATCCTCTCCATCAGGTGAAAGAAAAGTTCTCAGTATTGTTGTAGCAAATTTAACCCGCCCCACCCTGTACAATGGTGATGGTGTCATAATAGTGACATTACTGttgttttatacttatttatacttACTTGTATCTCAAGAAGACCCACTGGACTGTCCAAAGGGCAACTAAAATCATCCCAGTTATCTCTGAAACAGAAAAGGCCCAAGACACCCGGCTGATGTAGTCAAAAAACTTGTCTGGAAGCGGAGGGCTGACTTCCTTTGGAGGCACTCTCTCGTGTACCACTGTGATCATAACGGTGGTGAGAACCATGTTAAagaaagcataaataaaggcaaTGCCAGTTTTCCACCACTCCATTGGAAATTTGTTCCTAGAGTCCGCTGGCATAGTAATTTGGATATAGTCTGGATAATGCTTCAGTCCTTTTCGCAAGCCATTAGCCATGCTTTTAGGTTTGCTTTTAACATTTTTCTCATCATCACTGTTTGATGAAACGGATCTTGGAAAACCATTTAGTGCTTTGTTATGATGATTTAAGGAATGTTCGTCTGTTTTTGTGCTCTCAATATTATCCATTTGTGcaacaaatattagaaaaataagaATTCCTCTTGAAGAATTATGGATTGAACTACCACAGCATTAGTTTCTTCTACAAAATGTATCTGAAGTAATCCAGATCtcgaaaataaatatatatatatatatatatatatatataaatatgtatatatataataaccctTGTGAGTGCTTCAGGTCCTGAGGTAAGCCATAAAAGAATAGTTTATCTTATTAAGCAGCCATCTGTGAAATAAAAtagatataattatattaaaatacattttgagaaaTCTAAAGATGTAACTAGAATAATAAAATTCAAAGTAGCAATGGGCAGAAAACTATGACACAGGAACATTGAATATCCTGAaactgatatccttataaacattgCTTAGCTATGTCACCAgatataatcggtgcttagttaTGTAATTTGTGGGACATGACCtgaaacttgagtattataaaaaataatgtaccgcACTGTTGTAAATATGAGCCTATAAGAAGTCACCTCGAAcatccatgacctatataaaatcACTCAGTTTGTGGCCTTATGCCTTCACATGGTGTTCTAAGctactcatattttacaagaagaaaacactattgtgtatgtgtgtatatatatatatatatatatatatatatatatatatatatatatatatatatatatatatataaatatatttttacaagttatttcctttgtaataataaaaccgtaccttgtactcaCTCTTATCTTCACTGCACATATTAGTggtaaaacaatcttattagctttaatttaatatttcaattatttttagcagaaaaagtatatacaaattatggaaagactccttatctgacccctggtctaaagcACTCTGAATAATAAGTCCTATAattgcattttctatttttatttagaaCTCTAGTTCCAACAACACAGTAGAAATTAATATCCCCCCATTTTGCAAGAACTGTGCACTGAAAGGGTGTTAAGATTACCGTAAAGCGGGCCAGATATGATTCATATAGGGTGTGACTAGACATGCCCTGGGCTATCAGGGATATGGAATAACATATTCAGATTTCAAGACCAGGGAATTTTGGGCGGTATGCAAGTGTCAGCATTCAGATTATCTGTCAGTGGAGTCATATTAGTAAtgaatagtaataaaatagtTGATCTATGTCTGCAGTAGACCTACagaaaccaatcaaatttttgcaTATCAGTCAATTCcaactgctcattggttgctattgggaACTAGAACTGGAGCTAATTCCGCTCCTGTTATTACCTGTagcatgttttcccatgcaaGCCTAGTCTTActgtttaaaggaataaaaaaatgaaatgcttgaCAATACATTACAGAAAAGATTCATTTCTTAAATAattttggcaaataaaatgtCAGCTGAttccttattagggatgcaccgaatccactatttcagaATAggtcaaacccccgaatcctttgcgaaagatttggctgaataccgaaccgaatcctaatttgcatatgcaaattaggagtgggaaggggtaaacattttttacttccttgttttgtgacaaaaagtcacgcaatttccctcccctaatttgcatatgcagattaggattcggttcggccaggcagaaggattcggccgaatctgaatactgctgaaagtggtcgaatcctggccgaatcccgaccgaatcctggattcggtgcatccctattccttATCCATCTGAAAGTAATACTATCACTATATGGtcaaagtatgtggacacctgtCTGTCCAAActctcattccaaaaccaaagGTATTAATATATCAAGATGGTCTTCTCTTCGCTGCTATAAACAGCTTCTGCTCTTTTGGGAAGGCTTCCCTGAAACATTGTTAGTAAGATTTGCTCAATTTGGGTACTAATGTTGTGCATTAGGTTTGGCTTGCAGTTAACATTCAAATTA
This region includes:
- the sgms2.L gene encoding phosphatidylcholine:ceramide cholinephosphotransferase 2 — translated: MDNIESTKTDEHSLNHHNKALNGFPRSVSSNSDDEKNVKSKPKSMANGLRKGLKHYPDYIQITMPADSRNKFPMEWWKTGIAFIYAFFNMVLTTVMITVVHERVPPKEVSPPLPDKFFDYISRVSWAFSVSEITGMILVALWTVQWVFLRYKSIIGRRFFFIIGTLYLYRCLTMYVTTLPVPGVHFQCAPKLHGDSYAQLQRILRLISGGGLSITGSHILCGDFLYSGHTVILTLTYLFIKEYSPRHFWWYHLICWLLSAAGIICILVAHEHYTVDVVVAYYVTTRLFWWYHTMANEKCLKTSSPTNLLTRTWWFPVFLFFEKNVQACIPCSYSWPISWPPSCFKASCKTYSRVQKTAEDVEKAT